From the genome of Triticum aestivum cultivar Chinese Spring chromosome 3B, IWGSC CS RefSeq v2.1, whole genome shotgun sequence, one region includes:
- the LOC123065131 gene encoding chitinase 10 translates to MSSKPPISTPAMAPQARDLRFLIAVAVFSAAAAVVSARHGAAGQCGPVGAIVTEELYSSLFLHKDDAVCPAKGFYTYASFIRATRKFPKFGATGDLVTRKREVAAFLAQISHETTGGWATAPDGPYSWGLCYKEEISPQSNYCDATDKQWPCYPGKSYHGRGPIQISWNFNYGPAGQALGFDGLRNPELVANCSDTAFQTALWFWMTPRETKPSCHQVMVGEYCPSRADAAANRTAGFGLVTNIVNGGLECNIADDARVNNRIGFYRRYCQVLGVDVGPNLDCAHQLPY, encoded by the exons ATGTCGAGCAAGCCGCCAATAAGCACTCCAGCAATGGCACCTCAGGCGCGCGACCTCCGTttcctcatcgccgtcgccgtgTTCTCGGCCGCCGCGGCCGTGGTGAGCGCGCGGCATGGCGCCGCCGGGCAGTGCGGCCCGGTGGGGGCGATCGTCACGGAGGAACTCTACTCGTCCCTGTTCCTGCACAAGGACGACGCCGTCTGCCCCGCCAAGGGGTTCTACACCTACGCGTCCTTCATCCGCGCCACCAGGAAGTTCCCCAAGTTCGGCGCCACCGGCGACCTCGTGACGCGGAAGCGCGAGGTCGCCGCCTTCCTCGCGCAGATCTCCCACGAGACGACGGGCGGCTGGGCCACCGCGCCGGACGGCCCCTACTCCTGGGGGCTGTGCTACAAGGAGGAGATCAGCCCGCAGAGCAACTACTGCGACGCCACCGACAAGCAGTGGCCGTGCTACCCCGGCAAGTCCTACCACGGCCGAGGCCCCATCCAAATATCATG GAACTTCAACTACGGCCCGGCGGGGCAGGCCCTGGGGTTCGACGGGCTGCGGAACCCGGAGCTGGTGGCCAACTGCTCGGACACGGCGTTCCAGACGGCGCTGTGGTTCTGGATGACGCCCAGGGAGACCAAGCCGTCGTGCCACCAGGTGATGGTCGGCGAGTACTGCCCCAGCAGGGCCGACGCCGCCGCGAACCGCACGGCCGGCTTCGGGTTGGTCACCAAcatcgtcaacggtggcctcgagtGCAACATCGCCGACGACGCGCGGGTCAACAACCGGATCGGCTTCTACCGGAGGTACTGCCAGGTCCTCGGCGTCGACGTCGGGCCCAACCTCGACTGCGCGCACCAGCTCCCGTACTAG